DNA from Leucobacter aridicollis:
GGCGGCCGAGCAGAGGAGAGAACCATGGAAGCCACAGAAGTCTGGACGCTCGCGAGCTCCGCGCTCGTACTCATCATGACGCCGGGGCTCGCGCTGTTCTACGGCGGGCTGGTGCGGGTGCGGTCGGTCGTCAACATGATGCTGTTCAGCGTGAGCGCGATGGGCGTCGTTGGCGTGCTCTGGATCCTGTTCGGGTACAGCATGAGCGTCTTCGGCGACGGGGATGGCTGGTTCGCCGGGAACCCGCTTCGCGATTTCGGCCTCGTGAACACGGACCCGGGTGAGTTCATCGGCGTCGGGTTCGGCGCGGTGTTCGCGATGATCACGACGGCGCTCATCTCGGGCGCGATCGCCGACCGCGTCGGTCTCGGATCGTGGGTGCTCTTTGCGGGGGTGTGGGCGAAGCTCGTCTACTTCCCTGTCGCGGCGTGGGTTTGGGGCGGCGGCTGGATCGCCCAGCTCGGCACGTGGCTCGGCACCCCGGACGTCATCGATCTCGCGGGCGGCACGGCGATCCACATCAACGCGGGAGCGGCGGCGCTCGCGCTCGCGCTCGTCGTCGGCAAGCGGCGCGACTTCGCTCCGGGGGCGCACCGGCCGCACTCGATCCCGCTCGTCACGATCGGGGCGGCGCTGCTGTGGTTCGGCTGGATCGGGTTCAACGCGGGCCTTGCTACGGACGCGGCGACGGCCGGCCTCATCCTGGTGAACACGCTCGGCGCCCCCGCCGCCGCGATTCTCGGCTGGCTCGCGACGGACGCGCTCCGCGGCCGCAAGCCCGGCGTCATCGGCGCAGCATCGGGCGCGGTCGCGGGTCTCGTCGCGATCACCCCGGCGGCGGCGAACCTGGCGCCCGGATTCGCGCTGCTGCTCGGCGTGCTCGCCGGCGCGGCCTGCGCCTTCGCGATCGAGTGGAAGTTCCGGCTCGGGTTCGACGACTCGCTCGACGTGGTCGGCCTGCACCTTGTCGCGGGCGTGCTCGGCACCGTGTATCTCGGGTTCTTCGCGTTCGACGACGGCCTGTTCACGGGCGGCGACGCGGGCCTGCTGCTCGTCCAGGTCATCTCGGTACTCGGCGTCGTCGTGTACTCGTTCGCGGCGTCGCTGCTCATCGCGCTCGGGGTCAAACTCACAACGGGCCTCCGGGTGCCAGCGGAGGTCGAGGAGCGCGGTATCGACGCTGCCGTTCATGGCGAGGAGGCGTACGCGTTCGATCAGGATCAGCGCGCGTAACGCGCACCGCGAGGAAGCGCCGGGCGGGAGCGTGGGCGGCGTGGCACGCTCTCCCGCCCGCGGCCTCCCCCGGCCCGCTAGGCTCGAAAGCATGACTGATTCGGTTGATGTTGCAGCCCTTGCCGGTATCGCGGGCTCGCTCGCGCGTGAGGTCGGCGAGGTCATTCGCGCGAAGCGCGCGGCAGGGGTGACTGTCGCGCAGACCAAGTCGAGCCTCACCGATGTCGTGACCGCGGCGGACCAGGAGGCCGAGCGCCTCTTGGCGGCGGGCCTGCGCAGGCTGCGCCCCGATGATGGCCTCCTCGGCGAGGAGGGCGCGAGCACCACCGGCACCACCGGCGTGACCTGGGTTGTTGACCCGATCGACGGCACCGTGAACTATCTGTACGACCTGCCCGCGTACGCGGTGAGCGTGGCCGCGACCGTCGAAGACGGCGGGCCGGGCACGATGTCGGACGGTCGGCGCGCGGTCGCCGGCGCCGTGTACGTTCCGACGTCGGGCGAGCTCTTCACGGCGTGGGAGGGCGGCGGGGCGCACCTCGACGGCGAACGGCTCCCGGGGCCGGCCGACACCGAACTCGGCCGGACGCTGCTCGCCACCGGCTTCGGGTACACCGTTGAGCGCCGCACCGAGCAGGTCGAGGTGCTGCGCCACGTACTCCCCCGCGTTCGCGACATCCGCCGCATGGGGTCTGCCGCGGTGGACCTGTGCATGCTCGCCGCGGGCCGGGTCGATGCGTACTACGAGCGTGGCCTACAGCCGTGGGACTACGCGGCGGCCGCGCTCATCGCGCGGGAGTCGGGTGCCGTCGTCCGCGGCCTCGGAGACGCGCTGCCCGGCGAGGAGCTCCTCATCGCGGGCACGCCGCGCATCTCGGCGGAACTCGCGACACTCATCGAGGAGGCCTACCGCGGCATGTAGCCATCTGGGATGATGTGGATCAGTTGACCTCATGCATTTCAAAGGAG
Protein-coding regions in this window:
- a CDS encoding ammonium transporter; translation: MEATEVWTLASSALVLIMTPGLALFYGGLVRVRSVVNMMLFSVSAMGVVGVLWILFGYSMSVFGDGDGWFAGNPLRDFGLVNTDPGEFIGVGFGAVFAMITTALISGAIADRVGLGSWVLFAGVWAKLVYFPVAAWVWGGGWIAQLGTWLGTPDVIDLAGGTAIHINAGAAALALALVVGKRRDFAPGAHRPHSIPLVTIGAALLWFGWIGFNAGLATDAATAGLILVNTLGAPAAAILGWLATDALRGRKPGVIGAASGAVAGLVAITPAAANLAPGFALLLGVLAGAACAFAIEWKFRLGFDDSLDVVGLHLVAGVLGTVYLGFFAFDDGLFTGGDAGLLLVQVISVLGVVVYSFAASLLIALGVKLTTGLRVPAEVEERGIDAAVHGEEAYAFDQDQRA
- a CDS encoding inositol monophosphatase family protein: MTDSVDVAALAGIAGSLAREVGEVIRAKRAAGVTVAQTKSSLTDVVTAADQEAERLLAAGLRRLRPDDGLLGEEGASTTGTTGVTWVVDPIDGTVNYLYDLPAYAVSVAATVEDGGPGTMSDGRRAVAGAVYVPTSGELFTAWEGGGAHLDGERLPGPADTELGRTLLATGFGYTVERRTEQVEVLRHVLPRVRDIRRMGSAAVDLCMLAAGRVDAYYERGLQPWDYAAAALIARESGAVVRGLGDALPGEELLIAGTPRISAELATLIEEAYRGM